Sequence from the Suncus etruscus isolate mSunEtr1 chromosome 1, mSunEtr1.pri.cur, whole genome shotgun sequence genome:
ctgccgtgcaagtgctagccaaggaaggaccacggtttgatcccctggcgtcccatatggtccccccaagccaggggcgatttctgagtgcttagccaggagtaacccctgagcattaaacgggtgtggcccaaaaacacaaacaaacaaaaaaaaagttaagaacgATTTATAGGGCCAGAAAGAAAGCACAGCcagaggtttttgccttgcacgcagccgacccaggatggatctgggttcgattcctggcatcccatatggtccccagagcctcccaggagttatatctgagctcagagccaggagtaacccctgagcactgcctgttgtgcccccccaaaaatgatttataaattctataactcctcaataattttttttttggtttttgggccacaccgggtgacactcagaagttactcctggctatgcactcaaaaattgctcctggcttcagggaccatatgagatgtcaggggatcaaaccatggtttgtcctaggtcagcgtatgcaagacaaatgccctaccgcttgtgccaccgctccggcctacTCCTCCATAAATTTATAGTTATTCATTGTCCTGATCATGTTCTTCATAGTTGTaggctttaaaataaaatcatatattaaCTAATAAATCTTTCACTATAGAATACAAAGTAgtttctcaaaaaattttttttctctttttaaattcaaaaacattattcagggaccagagtgatagtacagagggtagggtgtttgctttgcacatggtcgaccagaatttgatcttcaacatccgatatagtctcctgaatctgccaggagtgatttctgggcacagagctaggagtatcccctgagtgctgccgtgtgtggccaacaaacaaatacaaattattcatttatttttggcttttaggaCATACCTGGGGATGCTGaagacttatttctggttctgtgctcaggaattatttctgacagACTTATGGGGATTAAAtgcaatgctagggattaaactcaggcctgatgcatgcaaagaaaatgtcctacctgctatactaccatAATagactttcaatttttctttttcttttgagctcaaagtttattcctagctctgcactcagaaattactcctgataagactcaagggactatatgaaatgctaaatatcaaacctgtgtcaaccatgtgcaaggcaaacaccctgcctgctgtgctatcgctcagctcCTCAATTTCTCTCAAGTTTCAATATCATACACTATTTTGGTAGGGTGGAaagatcacacctgacagttttCAGGGGCTAGCTACTCCCAGCTTAGTTTTTTTGGGTAGTGTTAGTAGATCAAACAGGGCCATCCACTGACCCCAGGCCGTCACAtgatgcaaagcatgcactttagacttttttttttcagctccaAATGTCACAGTTTATTGCACAGAGAGTCATGGCTCTGGATGGGAGGAGGAGGTGCTAGGATGGTCTTGAGCCATTTCCATAAGTTCCCACCTTTAGATAAATTACaagagggggttggagagatagcacagcagtagagcgtttaccttgcatgtgtccaacccaggacggaccctggtttgatccccagcatcccatatggtcccccgggcctgccaggatcaatttctgagtgcagaactaggagtaacccctgaaagctgccgggtgtgatccaaacacacacacacacacacacacacacacacacacacacacacacatgacaacACATTCATCACTAAAGTTCTGTGCCTGTGTTCCACCAAAAATCCCATTACTCATTTTTCTCATTCACTTTCCCATTCACATTCTGGTAACTGCCATACTTTTCACTGAATTACTTTGTTGTGcccattgtttctttcttttttggggggtggggattgtATTCTTGGCTTTACTTGGGGATTATTTCTGGATTTGAATTTgtttgggttttctttctttctttctttttttggggtcacacctggtggtgctcaggggttactcctggctctgtgctcagaaatcgctcctggcaacacaggagactatatgggatgccgggattcgtacCACCTTCCGTCCTGaataggctgagtgcaaggcaaatgccctactgctgtgctatctcttctgctctttcttttctttcttctttcttttttctttcttagttctctcttttttctctttctttctccttccttccttcccttccttcccttctttccttcccttccttcccttccttccttccttcactccctccttccttcccttccttccttccttcccttccttctttccttccttccttcactccctccttccttcccttcctttccttctttccttcccttccttcccttccttccttccttccttccttccttccctccctccttccttccttcctccttccttccttccctccctccttccttccttccttccttccttccctctctccctccttctttccttccttccctccttccttccttccttccttccttccttccttccttccttccttccttccttccttccttccttccctccttccttccctccttccttccttcctccttccttccttccttccttccttccttccttccctccctccctccctccttccctccctccctccctccctccctccctccctccttccttccttccttccttccttccttccttccttccttccttccttccttccttccttccttccttccttccttccttcctccccccctccctccctccctccctccctcccttcctccctttctttctcccaaaGGGATGTGTCTTGTGTCTGACTCTTGCTGCGGTTATTGGAATACTTGTTTTCTATGTtttcaaaatctggaaaaatgATGGATCTGATCAACATTTTGTAGGTGTGAATAGGATAAAATGCTACTTTGCAAGCAATCCTAGGGCATGGAGAAAGTACCCAGGTGGAGTCATATTTTGGGGGGGAAGATTAAAAAAACGTGTCCCATTCTCTTGCTGGAGTGGCCAACACCTAAATAAAAAGGtccttgaagtttttttttttttttttttttttttttttttttttgggccacaccccgcggtgctcaggggttactcctggctgtctgctcagaaatagctcctggcaggcacggaggaccatatgggacacagggattcgaaccaaccaccttaggtcctggattggctgcttgcaaggcaaacaccgctgtgctatctctccgggcccagaagtttCTTTTGATATGTGATGACAGCCTCTATCTACCATTGAAATTTTAATTGTCAAATGGTTGAAATTTCTAGATTTCAAGTGACTCGCCTTTCTTGAACATTTAGGTTAttgttaaatagtttttttttgttttgttttgtttttggtttttgggccacacccagtaacgctcaggggttactcctggctatgtgctcagaagatgctcctggcttgggggaccatatgggacaccgggggatcgaacctcggtccgtccaaggctagcgcaggcaaggcaggcaccttacctttagcgccaccgcccggccccctgttaaatagttttttatgttatctttgtatttttttttgttttgtttttgggccacacccagtgacactcaggggttattcatgactatgcactcagaaatcgctcctggtttggggcaccatctgggacgctgggggatctaaccatggttcgacctacagctgcaccaccactccagcccttttgtatttttttaagtaaccTATCCAATTAACAAAAACCAGAGCAAAGgttgtttgcattttatttatctgaTTCCAATCTTGTGAATTGTGAATTTTGTCAATAAAACTATCTTATTTCACTGTTTATCTCCTCCTGAcagtcttttctttccttttttgggttttggggtcatacttggtgatgctcagggattactcctggctctgcactcagaagttgcccctggcaggtttgggggaccatctgggacgctggaaTATAAACCATTGTCTATTCGAattggctgagtgtaaggcaaatgccctacacttgctttgctatctctctggcccctgacattcctttatttttccctttatttatttatttatttatttatttatttatttatttatttatttggtttttgggtcacatccagctgcacacaggggttactcctggctctgcactcagaagtcgctcctagcaggctcagattCATCAtccgtcctggttcagctgcatgcaaggcaaacaccctaccactatgcagTCTCTGGCCCTGTACTGAGGTTCTGACtgactttccttcctttcaaagAGGAATTCCTCGTTCCAAAGTAAGCCCACAGCTCTGAGACTagttggatgccagggatcctcTCCCATAGCATGTAGAACAAGTGAGCTTCAGGCACAGCTTTTTGTGGAGCAGACTGGCACAAATGTCCATGCTTTATACATGTTTTTTTGCTCACTTTCCCAGGCCAGTCAAAGCCAGGCATTTTTCTGAACACTTGTGGCCAAGATGAGTTGAGCTGGAAGAATTCTCTTCATGAGTCTACATTCTTGTcttcctctgagcacagccagatgtggctccccagaacaaaaataaaaactgaaaaaaaaaaattacacctaACTTGTGAAAGGcaagtttttaatctttttaaatggCAGACTAGTATTTAAtagaatacaatttatttatatttttatttttttgtttttctgggtcatacccaatggtgctcagggaccactcctggctatgcgctctataatcgttcctggcttgggggccacataggccactgggggatagaaccacggtctgttctaggttagtgcattcaaggcaaacaccctaccttgcgccaccactctggcccctcaatttttaaatattttattgaaaacattgttactggggccggagagatagcctggaagtaaggcgtctgccttccaagcagaaGTACAGTgtttagaatcctggcatcccatgtgctcccccccgtgcctgccacaggggcgatttctgagctagatccaggaggaatccctgagtgctgccgggtgtggcccaaaaacaaaaaacaaacaacaacaacaacaagaaaccattgttacttacaaagttattcataaatgGTTTCAGacaatgtatcagggccaatcccaccacccgtGTCTTCCTTCccccaccaaagttcccagagtTCATTCATTCcttgccaccactcctgcccccagTCTGCCAGCATAAAAAACGgggccattttaagttttgatagataaagtttgggtttcatgatttcattgttgttgattctgtttttggatatttagttctgtcctttgttttttgttttttgttttctgtttttgtttttgttttttttttggggccacacccagcggtgctcaggggttactcctggctgtctgctcagaaatagctcctggcaggcacgggggaccatatgggacaccgggattcgaatcaaccatcttaggtcctggatcgactgcttgcaaggcaaacgccactgtgctatctctctggccccagttctgtccttttttaatataaccaatgcacctgagaccacttggcccctagttTAATAAAGTATAATACCACAATTTATCAAATTATATGGAGCAAGGGGAACAGTATAGTAGGTGGAATAGCAGATAAAACAGTGCTGATCACTGAATAGTCAGAATTAAGCTCCTAGCACagtgggtgtgacctcaaaacaatgaacaatattaaataaattcagaTAATCTGTTAGTGGGCATTTGGGTTATCGATTTCatgttctggctattgtgaatgatGCTGCTATGAACGAAGGGCTATAAATAACCTATATAATGAGCATTTTCAGATCCTTTCAGATCAGAGTACCAATATTTCACACTATCACTCAGTTTGGGTTTTTGAGATATTTGCTAATGATTACATTCTGGCAATgcctttttttttgaggagtgaGACAGAAACTcactgcagtactcagggcttcctcctagctgTGCCTCAGAGGCTTGGGAGATAGGGCCATAGCCTCTCCTTtttgaatttcctttttattttgaaaatatctttatttaagcaccatgattacaaacatgtttgcagttgggttttagttataaaaaagaacaccctcttttaccagtgcaacattcccaccaacaatgcccccccccaatccctcctcccccaccccttgcctactttggagacaggcattctacttctcttactcactaccattgtcatgatagttgtcagtgtacttatttctctaactgaactcaccattctttgcggcaagcttcatactgtgagccggtcctttcagccctcatctctattgtctctatgtgttattacaataatgtcttttctttttcttttttttttggttttggtttttgggccacacccggctgtgctcaggggttactcctggctgtctgctcagaaatagctcctggcaagcacaggggaccatatgggacaccgggattcgaaccaaccacctttggtcctggatcggctgcttgctaggcaaacgccgctgtgctatctcttcgggccctcttttatttttcttaaaactcatagatgagggagactattctgtgtctatctttttccttttgacttattttactcagcataatagtttccatgtttatccatgtataggaaaatttcattactttatttttcctgacagctgcatagtattccattatgtatatgtaccatagtttctttagccattcacttgTTCaaaccaaggatttttttttaaatttctgtcctATCATCTTCAGTCTGTTggagtttttttctgtttttatttatgtgcttgtttgtttgggggacatataCAGTAGTGATTGGGGCAACTGCCAGATTGGTGCTGCGTTTTCCTACCTTAGTGATCAAGGGACCATAGAGTACTGTGAATCAAACTGAGGACTGCAGCATGCCAAGCATACACTCAGCATATTGAAGTATGTCCAAAACAGTGTATTTTAGAATTCATCTTCAGATTTGCCTCTCCTGGTTGAAAGGAAGCTGGTGTAGTTCTAGGTGTCACATTTAGACATGATCACTTTTAATACTTGAGGTATCTTATTGCTGTGAAGGAAATGCCTTTTCCCAAAAGCTTGGTTCTACTTCCATAAATCATTAGTTAGAATTGTAGTACACGCACACGCCTACACCATGATAGGCTTGGTACCAGAGCATTGGCAGGGGGCACACTTGGCTGTGGTGctcggggctactcctggatctgtgttcagaaatcgctccttggggccggagagatagcatggaggtaaggcgtttgccttgcaatcagaaggtcggtggttcaaatcccagcatcccatatggtcccctgagcctgccaggagcgatttctgagcatggagccaggagtaacccctgagcattgccgggtgtgacccccccaaaaaaaatcgctactggcaggctctggggaccatatgggattctgggggtcgAACGTAGGTCTGTCTctggttggccgcttgcaaagcaaacattcttccactgtgctatatagctccagcctcttaaattttttcttaatgtggggccggagcaataacacagctgtaaggcgtttgccttgcacacggccaacacaagatggaacctggttcgaatcccggcatcccatttggttcccccaagcctgccaggagcaacttctgagcacagagccaggagtaaaccctgagtaatgctgggtatggcccaaaaaccaaaaaccaaaaataaaatttttcttaatgtacACAAGAATCAGGGATGATTGCTGTGTTGGGAATAGAGCTGggtctgcaagcaaggcaaacaatctCTTCAGCCAGCacatttgttttctttacttaatttataaacacaatggaaaaaaatccagtAATTGtcatttacttctttatttagtTCACCTACCATAATTACCTTAATTATATCtcaaggacagagagatagttcaaagtgctcatgccttgcatttctggaggcccgggtttgattcctcaaAGTtgaggtagatagatagataggtaggtaggtagatagataaatgatagatagataaatagatagatgataggtagatagatagatagatagatagatagatagatagatagataggggaGCCTTGGTGATGGGGTGATGGGCTTTTGGGAAATAATAGTAAACCTTAAGAGATATCTTAAGATGTCTGAATTAGCCCAAGGGCAAGAAGACcaaatcctttttttgtttgttttttgcatatgcAAAATGCAAAGGAATTTATTCTAGCATACTGGGGTCACCCCTGGTCAGGTAATGACCACTAAATCCTTTTGACATACAAATCTTGAGCTCTCAGAGGTGAAATGGACACACCCAGATGCAGAAATTCAAGGCCCCACCCAGATAAGGGTGGGTCCACAccccagagaaaaagaaaaactacaaaagatTCTATGAGAttatgagaccaacaacagagcaAGGGAGATTGTCAATGATGTGCAATGCTTTCCTGTGACAACACCCAGATTACCATTTATGTATACAAatcggggtgggggggagagggagaataCATTCAAAAGAGTCTATAAAGCTCTTCAATTGGGAGGAACAAGACTTTTGCTGGAGGCTTCACAGTTTGCCTCACCTAGGAGCTGGACCTGCTGCTACCCCGCAGCCTGACTTGATCAAAGCCATGGTTGTGGAGGGGCTAACGCCAGTGCAGATTGGCCGGGACTTTGTGACACAGTATTATGCAATGCTGAAGAGCGCCCCAGAAATGATGATACATGAATTTTATGGCAAGAATACCTCGGATGTGCATGGGGGCCTGGAATCCCCTGAGAAAGCTATTGCTGCAGTCTCTGGACCAAAGGAAATCCACAGGGAGGTAGCATCGCTGCACAGCTTGGCCAATGGCCACGTGGAGATCCTGCACTTGGATGCCCAGGCCACCCTGAACAAAGGTATCGTGGTGCAGGTGCTGGGCCTGCTGTCCACCAGCGATCAGGCTCCGAGGCACTTCGTGCAGACTTTAGTCCTCGCACCCCAGGACTCATCTGAAGGGAAGTTCTACGTGCACAACGACATCTTCAGCTACCAGGATGAAGTCTTGGGGGGCTTCATCACCGAGTCTCAGGAGGAAGCAAAGGAAGAAGCAAAGGGCGAGCCAGAAGCTGAGCTAGAGCCAGTGCGAGAGCCTCAGGAAGAGAAGCTGGAGGCCATCCTGGAGGAAGCAAAGGAAGAAGCAAAGATCGAGCCAGAAGAAGCTGAGCTAGAGCCAGTACGGGAGCCTCAGGAAGAGAAGCTGGAGGCCATCCTGGAGGAAGCTGTCCCTGAGGCCGCAGAGAAGAGCCCCGCTGAGCAGGAGGCCCCCAAGAACAGGATCCCAGAGGATGCTGCCCCTAAAGGCCAGGTCTCCGAGGCACAGGAGGATGAGCCGCCCGTCTCATGGGCGTCCATGGTCTGCAAGAACCTGGGGCCTGTGACCGGGACCCCACCCCAGCGGCCAAAGGTCCCGGCCTCCCAGCCCAGTCCTGAGTCCAAGCCCGAATCCCAGAAACTCGGGCAGCAGGAGCAGagaggcagggaggcagggacCAACCCTGCTCCCCGAGGGCCGCCCAGGCCCCTCCGTGACCCCAGACAGCCAGGCAGCCTGGTGCCCCGAAGGCCAAGGTCGTCGAGGCACCCCAACAGCCACCAGCTCTTCCTGGGCAACCTGCCCCACGAGGTGCAGGAGCAGGAGCTGCTCCAAGTGTTCCAGGCCTTTGGCAAGGTGTTGGAGCTGCGGGTGCTCAGCGGCGGGGAGGCGCCCGACTTCGGTTTCGTGGTGTTCGACGGCTGCGAGCCGGTGCAGAAGGCCCTGAGCAGGAGGCCCATCACAATCCGGGGGGGTGTGCGCCTCAACGTGCAGGAGAAGAGGCCCCGAGCAGCCCTGCGGGACTCTTGCCCTGGTGGGGCTCCGGGCTCTGGCCCGCGAGGGCCTCCCCGAGGGAACCTGATGCAGATGTCCGACTCGGAGGTGGGTGAAAACCAGTTCCCGTGACAGTGAGAGGAGAGTTTAACTTAACCGGTAGGTGGACACTGGATGAACATTTTCTGTGTCATAGGGTCTGCCCCAGTCACAATCTTGGGCCGACTCTCCTGGCTTACTTTGTATACAgactgaggggtgtgtgtgtgtgtgtgtgtgtgtttactggCCTTTCCCCCAAAAGGAGTGTCTCGGTTCTGTCTCCTGTGggattgctttctttttctttccttttttttggggggggggggtgtcacgcctggaggcgttcaggggttac
This genomic interval carries:
- the LOC126031209 gene encoding ras GTPase-activating protein-binding protein 1-like, with translation MVVEGLTPVQIGRDFVTQYYAMLKSAPEMMIHEFYGKNTSDVHGGLESPEKAIAAVSGPKEIHREVASLHSLANGHVEILHLDAQATLNKGIVVQVLGLLSTSDQAPRHFVQTLVLAPQDSSEGKFYVHNDIFSYQDEVLGGFITESQEEAKEEAKGEPEAELEPVREPQEEKLEAILEEAKEEAKIEPEEAELEPVREPQEEKLEAILEEAVPEAAEKSPAEQEAPKNRIPEDAAPKGQVSEAQEDEPPVSWASMVCKNLGPVTGTPPQRPKVPASQPSPESKPESQKLGQQEQRGREAGTNPAPRGPPRPLRDPRQPGSLVPRRPRSSRHPNSHQLFLGNLPHEVQEQELLQVFQAFGKVLELRVLSGGEAPDFGFVVFDGCEPVQKALSRRPITIRGGVRLNVQEKRPRAALRDSCPGGAPGSGPRGPPRGNLMQMSDSEVGENQFP